A single genomic interval of uncultured Cohaesibacter sp. harbors:
- a CDS encoding ABC transporter permease subunit, translating into MFGFILRRVGMLIPTFIGVTLVAFFFIRLLPGDPILLLAGERGISAERYAELQHAFGFDQPVLIQYFHYLTGLFHGDFGMSMVTRRPVWDEFFALFPATLELSFVAIVIAVVIGIPAGVIAAVKRGSVFDYSVMTSALVGYSMPIFWWALLAIIVFSGWLQWTPVSGRISVMYFFEPVTGFMLIDSLLSDQAGAFESAFSHLVLPSIVLATIPMAVIARQTRSAMLEVLGEDYVRTARAKGLRRVRVVGMHALRNALIPVVTTIGLQVGVLMAGAILTETIFSWPGIGKWMVDSISRRDYQVVQGGLLMIAMMVMLVNLVVDLLYGLINPRIRHR; encoded by the coding sequence ATGTTTGGTTTTATCCTGCGCCGGGTTGGAATGCTTATTCCGACCTTTATCGGCGTGACGCTTGTTGCGTTTTTCTTCATCCGGCTATTGCCGGGTGATCCTATCTTACTGCTTGCGGGCGAGCGCGGCATTTCTGCCGAGCGCTATGCCGAGCTGCAGCATGCTTTCGGTTTCGATCAACCGGTACTCATCCAGTATTTCCATTATCTGACAGGCCTGTTTCATGGCGATTTTGGAATGTCCATGGTGACGCGTCGTCCGGTTTGGGATGAGTTCTTCGCTCTGTTTCCGGCGACTCTAGAGTTGTCTTTCGTGGCGATTGTCATCGCTGTTGTCATTGGCATTCCTGCCGGTGTGATTGCTGCGGTTAAGCGCGGCTCCGTCTTTGACTATTCGGTCATGACGAGCGCGCTTGTCGGTTATTCCATGCCGATTTTCTGGTGGGCACTGTTGGCGATCATCGTTTTCTCCGGTTGGCTGCAATGGACCCCGGTTTCGGGCCGGATTTCCGTTATGTATTTCTTCGAGCCTGTCACAGGCTTCATGCTGATCGACTCGCTTCTGTCCGATCAGGCGGGGGCCTTTGAATCGGCCTTTTCGCACCTGGTTCTGCCTTCCATCGTTCTCGCGACCATTCCAATGGCCGTGATCGCGCGTCAAACGCGCTCGGCGATGCTTGAGGTTCTTGGCGAAGACTATGTGCGCACGGCGCGCGCGAAGGGGTTGAGACGCGTTCGGGTTGTGGGTATGCACGCCCTGCGTAACGCGCTGATTCCGGTGGTTACGACCATCGGCCTGCAGGTCGGTGTGCTGATGGCTGGTGCGATCCTGACCGAGACGATTTTCTCCTGGCCCGGCATCGGCAAGTGGATGGTCGACAGTATCTCCCGGCGAGACTATCAGGTGGTCCAGGGCGGCCTTCTGATGATCGCGATGATGGTCATGCTGGTCAACCTCGTTGTTGATCTGCTCTATGGCCTTATCAACCCACGCATCCGGCACCGCTAG
- a CDS encoding NAD kinase: protein MSRPFQKIAFISSGTEESQEAKERLTHLYGSSDPAGADVIVALGGDGLMLQTLHNNMNSEIPIYGMNCGSIGFLMNEYSEDSLMDRLENAEISEIRPLDMRALTTDGTLHEATAINEISVFRQTAQAAKMEIRIDGKVRMEELICDGALVATPVGSTAYNLSVHGPILPIDSPLLALTPISPFRPRHWRGALLPNSAHVKLIVKEPRKRPLSAVADHAEIRSVLEVEISESCEKSCKIMFDPEHGWAERILSEQFRY, encoded by the coding sequence ATGTCACGGCCTTTTCAGAAAATCGCCTTCATTTCCAGTGGAACCGAAGAGTCGCAGGAGGCAAAAGAGAGGCTGACGCATCTTTATGGTTCATCCGATCCTGCCGGAGCCGATGTCATCGTTGCCTTGGGCGGCGATGGCCTGATGCTGCAAACCCTACACAACAACATGAATAGCGAAATTCCGATCTACGGCATGAATTGCGGCTCGATCGGCTTTCTGATGAATGAATATTCCGAAGACAGCCTGATGGATCGTCTGGAAAATGCCGAGATCTCGGAAATCCGCCCACTCGACATGCGCGCGCTTACCACAGACGGCACGCTGCACGAGGCAACGGCAATCAACGAGATCTCAGTCTTCAGACAAACAGCTCAAGCCGCCAAGATGGAAATCCGCATTGATGGCAAAGTCCGTATGGAAGAGCTGATCTGTGACGGCGCTCTGGTTGCGACTCCAGTGGGCAGCACAGCTTATAACCTGTCGGTGCATGGCCCCATTCTGCCCATCGATTCGCCCCTGCTCGCCTTGACCCCAATCAGCCCCTTCCGCCCACGCCACTGGCGCGGCGCACTCCTGCCCAATAGTGCGCACGTCAAGCTGATCGTCAAAGAACCCAGAAAGCGCCCCTTGAGCGCGGTCGCCGACCATGCGGAAATCCGCTCTGTGCTTGAAGTCGAGATTTCAGAGAGCTGCGAAAAATCCTGCAAGATCATGTTTGACCCGGAGCACGGATGGGCGGAACGTATCTTGAGTGAACAGTTCCGTTACTGA
- a CDS encoding antibiotic biosynthesis monooxygenase, producing the protein MYLVMNRFRVKVGFEEAFEEVWRSRESKLLEREGFVRFDLLKGEESDGYVLFASHALWQDKEAFIGWTKSAQFRSSHGKPKNENPVEYAGPPVLECFEVLDDLTIVAAE; encoded by the coding sequence ATGTATCTGGTGATGAACCGATTTCGGGTGAAAGTCGGCTTTGAAGAGGCTTTTGAAGAGGTTTGGCGGTCGCGCGAGAGCAAGTTGCTGGAGCGGGAGGGCTTTGTGCGCTTTGATTTGCTCAAGGGCGAGGAAAGCGATGGCTATGTGCTGTTTGCTTCCCACGCCCTGTGGCAGGACAAGGAGGCCTTCATCGGATGGACAAAATCGGCTCAGTTCCGCTCTTCCCACGGCAAACCGAAAAATGAAAACCCGGTCGAATATGCCGGTCCGCCGGTGCTGGAATGCTTCGAAGTGCTTGATGACCTGACGATCGTGGCGGCAGAATAG
- a CDS encoding ABC transporter substrate-binding protein, giving the protein MKLLTKALAATALAAVLSTTAQAKTLVYCSEGSPEGFTPALYTAGTTFDASSHTIYNKLVEFERGSTNVVPGLAESWDVSEDGLEYTFHLRKGVKFHTTKDFTPSRDFNADDVIFSFMRQKDPNHPYNKISGGTYEYFGGMSMDTLIKDIVKVDDYTVKFVLNQVEAPFIANMAMDFASIASAEYAAQIEKTGNLEMFDQNPVGTGPFQLVAYQKDAVIRYKAFADYWGGKAAIDDLIFAITPDASVRYQKMKAGECDVMPYPNPADIKAMDEDPNINLMQQEGLNVGYLAYNNQKDKFKDVRVRKALNMAINKQAILDAVFQGAGKAAKNPIPPTMWSYNDKVKDDPYDPEAAKKLLEEAGVSGMKTNIWAMPVQRPYNPNARRMAELIQADWKAIGVDAEIVSYEWGEYLKRSSAGEHDTVLLGWTGDNGDPDNFMYVLLGCDAVESGANRAKWCNEEFNDLLVKAKQTTDIAERTKLYEEAQVVFKREAPWATIAHSVVFMPVSTKVKNYKIDPFGGHIFYGVDIDK; this is encoded by the coding sequence ATGAAGCTGCTTACCAAAGCTTTGGCTGCTACCGCTCTGGCTGCCGTCTTGTCGACGACTGCCCAGGCGAAGACATTGGTATATTGCTCCGAGGGGAGCCCTGAGGGGTTCACACCGGCGCTTTATACCGCTGGCACGACCTTCGATGCGTCTTCGCATACCATCTATAACAAGCTCGTCGAGTTTGAACGTGGTAGCACCAACGTTGTCCCTGGACTGGCTGAAAGCTGGGATGTTTCCGAAGATGGTTTGGAATATACTTTCCATCTGCGCAAGGGTGTGAAATTCCACACCACCAAAGACTTTACCCCAAGCCGCGATTTCAATGCGGATGACGTGATCTTCTCCTTCATGCGTCAGAAAGATCCTAACCATCCGTACAACAAGATTTCCGGCGGCACCTACGAGTATTTCGGCGGCATGTCCATGGATACCCTGATCAAGGATATCGTCAAGGTCGATGACTATACCGTCAAGTTCGTGCTGAACCAGGTTGAAGCGCCTTTCATCGCCAACATGGCCATGGATTTTGCTTCTATCGCGTCGGCTGAATATGCAGCCCAGATCGAGAAAACCGGCAATTTGGAAATGTTCGACCAGAATCCGGTTGGTACAGGTCCTTTCCAACTGGTTGCCTATCAGAAAGATGCCGTGATCCGTTACAAGGCTTTTGCTGACTACTGGGGTGGTAAGGCTGCTATTGATGATCTGATCTTCGCGATCACGCCTGATGCTTCTGTACGTTATCAGAAGATGAAGGCTGGTGAATGCGATGTGATGCCTTATCCGAATCCGGCCGACATCAAAGCCATGGATGAAGATCCAAACATCAATCTGATGCAGCAGGAAGGCCTGAACGTTGGTTATCTGGCTTACAACAACCAGAAAGACAAGTTCAAGGATGTTCGTGTTCGTAAGGCGTTGAACATGGCCATCAACAAGCAGGCCATTCTGGACGCTGTGTTCCAGGGCGCTGGTAAAGCTGCGAAAAACCCGATTCCGCCAACCATGTGGTCTTACAACGACAAGGTCAAAGATGATCCATATGATCCGGAAGCTGCCAAAAAGCTGCTTGAGGAAGCTGGCGTATCGGGCATGAAAACCAACATCTGGGCTATGCCTGTTCAGCGTCCATACAACCCGAATGCCCGCCGCATGGCTGAGCTGATCCAGGCAGACTGGAAAGCAATCGGTGTTGATGCTGAAATCGTTTCCTACGAATGGGGCGAATATCTGAAGCGGTCTTCCGCTGGTGAACATGACACCGTTCTGCTCGGCTGGACCGGCGATAACGGCGACCCGGACAACTTCATGTATGTTCTGCTTGGTTGCGATGCTGTTGAGTCCGGTGCAAACCGTGCGAAATGGTGCAACGAAGAGTTCAACGATCTGCTGGTTAAAGCAAAACAGACCACAGACATCGCAGAACGCACGAAACTCTATGAAGAAGCACAGGTTGTCTTCAAACGTGAAGCTCCTTGGGCAACCATTGCTCACTCTGTTGTCTTCATGCCGGTAAGCACCAAAGTGAAGAACTACAAGATCGATCCGTTTGGCGGTCACATCTTCTATGGTGTGGATATCGACAAATAA
- the cutA gene encoding divalent-cation tolerance protein CutA, giving the protein MELLPCFLEFFGRTKETDVSIAMVLCPLIVVLAALCFSGVAWISMISNEEKGMSNAKSDEVLLLYGTCPDVETARMIARAMLEETSVACVNILSGMVSLYQWQGQMEEANEVVFIAKSTKSAWQKAAKIFQSLHPYEEPALVALPVREGLPGFMNWVRSETIS; this is encoded by the coding sequence ATGGAATTGCTTCCCTGCTTCCTTGAGTTCTTTGGAAGAACCAAAGAAACAGATGTGTCGATTGCTATGGTTTTATGTCCACTTATCGTGGTATTGGCTGCACTATGCTTTAGTGGAGTAGCATGGATATCAATGATTTCCAATGAGGAGAAGGGGATGTCAAACGCAAAAAGCGATGAGGTGTTGCTGTTGTACGGCACCTGTCCCGACGTCGAAACGGCCCGCATGATTGCCCGGGCAATGCTCGAAGAGACCTCGGTTGCTTGCGTCAATATTCTATCTGGTATGGTTTCGCTTTATCAATGGCAAGGGCAAATGGAGGAGGCAAACGAAGTGGTCTTCATCGCGAAAAGCACAAAGAGCGCATGGCAAAAGGCGGCAAAGATCTTTCAGTCCCTGCACCCTTATGAAGAACCTGCTCTGGTGGCCCTGCCCGTAAGGGAAGGATTGCCGGGTTTTATGAACTGGGTGCGGAGCGAAACCATTTCCTGA
- a CDS encoding ABC transporter ATP-binding protein, giving the protein MSLLEIRNLTVEFDTAMGPFRALKGVDYTVDNGEVLAIVGESGSGKSVAMLATMGLLPDSATVKADVMSFDGRDLKTVSPKERRSIIGKDISMIFQEPIASLNPCFTVGFQIGEVLKTHLDLRGKAIRTRTIELLEAVGIPTPEKRLSSFPHQMSGGQCQRVMIAMAIACQPKLLIADEPTTALDVTIQKQILDLLMRIQAERHMGLIMITHDMGVVAETADRVVVQYNGEQMEESGVLELFEAPKHPYTKALLSALPERAEGDRLPTVSDFASSYSKEDSPAV; this is encoded by the coding sequence ATGAGTTTGTTGGAAATCAGAAATCTGACCGTTGAATTTGACACTGCCATGGGCCCGTTTCGTGCGCTCAAGGGGGTGGATTATACGGTCGACAATGGCGAAGTGCTAGCCATTGTCGGGGAGTCCGGTTCGGGCAAATCCGTGGCCATGCTGGCAACGATGGGGTTGCTGCCTGATAGTGCAACGGTGAAAGCCGACGTCATGTCGTTCGATGGTCGTGACCTCAAGACTGTCAGCCCCAAGGAACGGCGCTCCATCATCGGTAAAGACATTTCGATGATCTTTCAGGAGCCTATCGCCAGCCTCAACCCATGCTTTACGGTTGGCTTCCAGATTGGGGAGGTGCTGAAAACACATCTCGATCTACGCGGCAAGGCCATTCGCACCCGCACGATCGAACTGCTCGAAGCTGTGGGCATTCCCACGCCAGAAAAACGCCTGTCGAGTTTTCCGCACCAGATGTCTGGTGGTCAGTGCCAGCGTGTCATGATTGCCATGGCGATCGCCTGTCAGCCGAAGCTTCTGATCGCAGATGAGCCGACGACAGCGCTGGATGTGACCATTCAGAAGCAGATTCTTGATCTGCTGATGCGCATTCAGGCCGAGCGCCATATGGGCCTCATCATGATCACCCATGACATGGGTGTGGTGGCCGAAACGGCGGATCGGGTTGTGGTTCAGTATAACGGTGAGCAGATGGAAGAATCCGGTGTGCTGGAGCTTTTCGAAGCTCCTAAGCATCCCTACACCAAGGCTCTGCTTTCTGCTCTGCCTGAGCGGGCCGAAGGGGATCGCTTGCCTACAGTGAGCGATTTTGCATCATCCTACAGCAAAGAGGATAGTCCAGCGGTATGA
- a CDS encoding NUDIX domain-containing protein, which translates to MSDRHKLLSRETLCTLDKGTIDLTTVKTVHEDGREHVISEPIWADRDSIAVLPYDAEKKTVLLVRQMRTAVYLRDQSLILEACAGGIEATDTSVEEACRREAEEELGVSLDALEKVGQVFINPARMVEKANLFLAPYQSGQQHPEERHQDEDEDIEVVEVSTKTIKKWLDEGNIRCPRLLILTQALMSRHANVF; encoded by the coding sequence ATGTCTGACAGGCATAAATTGCTGTCGCGCGAAACGCTTTGCACTCTTGATAAGGGAACGATTGATCTGACCACGGTGAAGACCGTTCATGAAGACGGGCGTGAGCATGTGATTTCCGAGCCCATCTGGGCGGATCGCGATTCCATTGCCGTGTTGCCCTATGATGCTGAAAAGAAGACTGTTCTCCTCGTGCGGCAGATGCGGACTGCCGTGTATCTGAGGGACCAGTCGCTGATTCTGGAAGCTTGCGCAGGCGGCATAGAGGCGACTGACACATCTGTTGAGGAAGCGTGCAGAAGAGAGGCTGAGGAAGAGCTTGGCGTATCCCTTGATGCCTTGGAAAAGGTAGGGCAGGTTTTTATCAATCCGGCCCGGATGGTTGAAAAGGCCAACCTGTTTCTTGCTCCCTACCAGTCTGGCCAACAGCATCCTGAAGAGCGCCATCAGGATGAAGATGAAGATATTGAAGTGGTTGAAGTCTCAACAAAAACGATCAAGAAATGGCTTGATGAAGGAAATATTCGTTGTCCGCGTCTGCTTATTCTCACTCAGGCTTTGATGTCCAGACATGCAAATGTGTTTTGA
- a CDS encoding ATP-binding cassette domain-containing protein, with product MSDNQEIILSARGITRDYVSAGGLFGKTETVHALKGIDFDLYRGETLALVGESGCGKSTLARILTLIDAQTDGELLIRGNPVNIAKKKVSAEMRRRIQIVFQNPYGSLNPRQKVGAVLEEPLKINNPEMPAEERRQKAMDMLIKVGLQKEHFGRYPHMFSGGQRQRIAIGRALMLNPRMLVLDEPVSALDLSIQAQILNLLKDLQEEFNLSYLFISHDLSVVKYFADRVMVMYFGEIVESATRDEIFANPQHDYTKTLLAATPKTSIESIRARVNAHKETA from the coding sequence ATGAGTGACAATCAGGAAATAATTCTCAGCGCCCGCGGGATCACACGGGACTATGTGTCTGCCGGTGGCCTCTTTGGCAAAACCGAAACCGTGCATGCGCTCAAGGGCATCGACTTCGATCTCTATCGCGGGGAAACGCTGGCTCTGGTTGGCGAATCCGGCTGTGGTAAATCCACTCTGGCCCGCATTCTGACCCTTATTGATGCGCAGACCGATGGGGAATTGCTCATCAGGGGCAATCCGGTGAACATCGCCAAGAAGAAGGTGTCTGCTGAGATGCGACGCCGGATTCAGATCGTGTTCCAGAATCCCTATGGGTCTCTCAATCCACGCCAGAAGGTCGGAGCCGTGCTCGAAGAGCCGCTCAAGATCAACAATCCGGAGATGCCTGCCGAAGAACGGCGCCAGAAGGCGATGGATATGTTGATCAAGGTGGGCCTACAAAAAGAGCATTTCGGGCGTTATCCGCATATGTTCTCTGGTGGTCAGCGTCAGCGTATCGCCATCGGGAGGGCCTTGATGCTCAATCCGCGCATGCTGGTTCTGGATGAGCCGGTATCGGCGCTTGACCTATCCATTCAAGCGCAGATTCTCAACCTTCTCAAAGATTTGCAGGAAGAGTTCAATCTCTCCTACCTGTTCATCTCTCATGATCTCAGCGTGGTGAAATATTTCGCTGACCGTGTGATGGTGATGTATTTTGGCGAGATCGTCGAGAGCGCCACGCGGGATGAGATCTTTGCCAATCCGCAGCATGACTATACCAAGACACTGCTGGCCGCGACGCCAAAGACGAGTATCGAATCCATTCGTGCGCGTGTGAATGCGCATAAAGAAACAGCCTGA
- a CDS encoding thiamine/thiamine pyrophosphate ABC transporter permease ThiP has translation MIRQANHKAFANGIPALFAFLAPLTLVVASIGALWSMAAPTLGETSSVGSALSSLFSDVYVMRAVRFTLMQAALSAILSALLAIPLARALATRSFPGKAAILSLFGAPFILPVIVAILGLLAIWGKNGPIHTLVTGIGISDFSIYGLSGILLAHVFFNLPLATRILLQGWLAIPAEQWRLAAQLGMSSKAIARHIEWPMLRERLPGVLAIIFLLCATSFTVVLALGGGPKATTIELAIYQAIRYDFDLERAALLACLQIILCAGLAVISRLITQDHDTGESLGGAIHRSDRTSRASRWVDWSVIILALAFLAMPLVAAFLRGVHGLIMNPFDAAALLPAALRSIAVAMGACLVMGLISLPLAQLSIHLKGKTRRLVELPGFAIMVAPPIALGAGLFILLHQHIPIDRLALPLTSLLNGLQAVPFALILLTPAMGQIKRDYGKQIQQLGMSRKTAIRLVHWPLMRKPIGLSLGITAALSIGDLGVIALFGSPTAPTLPLYLYQQMGAYHMDQAYGSGLILTLVAFAFFLIFDKGLAGRDKT, from the coding sequence GTGATCAGACAGGCAAATCATAAAGCCTTTGCCAATGGCATTCCGGCGCTTTTCGCCTTTTTGGCACCGCTTACCCTCGTTGTCGCCAGCATCGGCGCTCTTTGGTCCATGGCAGCTCCCACGCTAGGCGAGACCAGCTCGGTTGGCAGCGCCTTGAGCAGCCTGTTTTCTGACGTTTATGTCATGCGCGCCGTTCGCTTTACCCTGATGCAGGCTGCGCTCTCTGCCATTCTGTCCGCATTGCTGGCCATTCCTCTGGCCAGAGCGCTGGCAACGCGCAGCTTCCCCGGCAAGGCGGCCATTTTGTCGCTCTTTGGCGCGCCCTTCATCCTGCCGGTCATCGTTGCCATTCTCGGCCTGCTCGCCATTTGGGGCAAGAATGGTCCCATCCATACGCTCGTCACAGGCATCGGCATCTCCGATTTTTCCATCTATGGCCTGTCCGGCATTCTGCTGGCCCATGTCTTTTTCAATCTGCCCCTAGCAACGCGTATTCTGCTGCAGGGTTGGCTGGCGATCCCCGCCGAGCAATGGCGCCTCGCCGCTCAGCTTGGCATGAGTTCTAAAGCCATTGCCCGCCATATCGAATGGCCGATGCTCAGGGAGCGTCTGCCCGGCGTGCTCGCCATTATCTTTTTGCTCTGCGCAACCAGCTTTACCGTGGTTCTCGCTTTGGGTGGAGGCCCAAAGGCAACCACCATTGAGCTCGCGATCTATCAGGCCATCCGTTACGACTTTGACCTTGAGCGCGCTGCCCTATTGGCCTGCCTCCAGATCATCCTGTGTGCAGGTCTCGCTGTCATCTCCCGCCTCATCACGCAAGACCATGATACCGGCGAAAGCCTTGGAGGCGCGATCCATCGCAGCGACCGCACATCAAGAGCGTCCCGTTGGGTGGATTGGAGCGTCATAATTCTAGCCCTTGCATTCCTTGCCATGCCCTTGGTGGCCGCGTTCCTGAGGGGTGTCCATGGATTGATCATGAACCCGTTTGATGCGGCGGCCCTCTTGCCTGCGGCCTTGCGGTCAATCGCGGTGGCGATGGGGGCGTGCCTCGTCATGGGGCTCATCAGCCTGCCACTGGCACAGCTATCCATTCATCTCAAAGGCAAAACCAGACGCCTTGTGGAGCTGCCCGGTTTTGCCATCATGGTCGCACCGCCCATCGCGCTGGGGGCGGGATTGTTCATTTTGCTGCATCAACATATCCCGATTGACCGACTGGCCCTGCCGCTCACGTCCCTGCTTAACGGGCTTCAGGCCGTCCCCTTTGCGCTCATTCTGCTCACCCCCGCAATGGGGCAGATCAAGCGCGACTATGGCAAGCAGATTCAGCAACTGGGCATGAGCCGCAAAACGGCAATCCGCCTTGTCCATTGGCCTTTGATGCGCAAGCCCATCGGCCTCAGCCTCGGCATTACGGCGGCACTGTCCATCGGTGACCTCGGGGTCATTGCCCTGTTCGGCTCACCAACCGCGCCGACATTGCCGCTCTATCTCTATCAGCAAATGGGCGCCTACCACATGGATCAGGCCTATGGCTCCGGCCTCATTCTGACATTGGTGGCCTTTGCATTTTTCTTGATTTTCGACAAAGGACTGGCTGGCCGTGATAAGACTTGA
- the thiQ gene encoding thiamine ABC transporter ATP-binding protein, translating into MIRLDHLFIALDDWQMTVSLTVKAGSFCALIGPSGAGKSTILNAIAGFLPHGSGQIFIDGQDMAPLAPADRPVSMLFQDHNLFNHMTVAQNVALGINPTLKLNKLQWQKVHDALDQVELSGMAERLPRALSGGQRQRASLARAILRERPVLLLDEPFAALGPALRKDMLKLVSTLAEKNGQTIIMVTHHPEDARLAADQTALVQDGAIAQVGPSETFFASPTEALKAYMG; encoded by the coding sequence GTGATAAGACTTGATCACCTCTTCATCGCCCTTGATGATTGGCAAATGACCGTGAGCCTCACGGTCAAGGCCGGCAGTTTCTGCGCACTCATCGGACCATCCGGTGCGGGCAAGAGCACCATCCTTAACGCCATTGCTGGCTTTCTGCCGCACGGGTCAGGCCAAATCTTCATCGATGGGCAGGACATGGCCCCTCTCGCACCGGCAGACAGGCCCGTTTCGATGCTGTTTCAGGACCATAATCTGTTCAACCACATGACGGTCGCCCAAAATGTCGCGCTTGGCATCAACCCGACACTCAAGCTGAATAAACTGCAATGGCAAAAGGTCCATGATGCATTGGATCAGGTGGAGCTAAGCGGAATGGCAGAGCGCCTGCCCCGAGCGCTTTCGGGTGGTCAGCGTCAACGCGCCAGCCTTGCGCGGGCCATTCTCAGAGAACGCCCCGTTCTGCTATTGGATGAACCCTTCGCTGCCCTTGGTCCGGCCTTGCGCAAGGATATGCTCAAGCTGGTCAGCACATTGGCCGAAAAGAATGGACAGACCATCATCATGGTGACCCACCACCCCGAAGACGCTCGTCTCGCTGCAGACCAGACAGCGCTGGTTCAGGATGGCGCCATCGCTCAGGTTGGCCCGAGCGAAACTTTTTTCGCAAGCCCGACAGAGGCCCTCAAGGCATATATGGGCTGA
- a CDS encoding response regulator, translating into MIKVDLSQLRFLVVEDNAHMRRVIRTLIHSFGAREVTEAEDGAAGLELFQTTSPDIVITDWYMPIFGGIELTRMMRQPESSANPTVPIIMLTGHSEKRKVMEARDVGVTEFLCKPISANALYARVANCVVNPRNFIKANGFYGPDRRRFANPLYKGSERRANDAEPAQKKAS; encoded by the coding sequence ATGATCAAGGTTGACCTCTCACAATTGCGGTTTCTGGTTGTGGAAGACAACGCCCATATGCGCCGTGTGATACGCACGCTCATTCACAGCTTCGGAGCACGCGAGGTTACCGAAGCGGAGGATGGCGCCGCGGGCTTGGAACTTTTCCAGACAACTTCGCCCGATATCGTGATTACCGATTGGTATATGCCCATATTCGGCGGTATCGAGTTAACACGCATGATGCGACAGCCGGAGTCTTCTGCCAATCCGACCGTGCCGATCATCATGTTGACAGGACACTCGGAAAAACGGAAAGTCATGGAAGCCAGAGATGTTGGCGTGACAGAATTTCTTTGCAAACCGATTTCGGCAAATGCCTTGTATGCCCGTGTTGCAAACTGTGTTGTCAATCCACGCAACTTCATCAAGGCCAACGGATTTTATGGGCCGGATCGACGCCGCTTCGCCAATCCCCTTTACAAAGGGTCTGAACGCCGCGCGAACGATGCAGAGCCTGCCCAAAAAAAGGCTAGTTGA
- a CDS encoding ABC transporter permease subunit: MTDTTQLIETVSRQSTKAVLKEFWFYFSENRGAVLGLFVFLALVLLALFAPYITPHDATMQYRDALLVPPAWVEGGNSSFLLGTDAVGRDILSRLVIGSRFSLFVGIVVVVIALVGGIILGLVAGYYGGVVDTIVMRIMDIILAFPSLLLALVMVALLGPGLLNAMIAIAIVYQPHFVRLTRAAVMAEREREYVVAARVSGASSLRLMFLTILPNCTAPLIVQATLSFSSAILDIAALGFLGMGAQPPTPEWGTMLAEAREFILRAWWVVTFPGVSILVTVLAINLIGDGLRDALDPKLKRS; encoded by the coding sequence ATGACTGATACTACTCAACTTATTGAGACTGTTTCTCGCCAGTCTACCAAAGCTGTGCTTAAGGAATTCTGGTTTTATTTCAGCGAAAACCGTGGCGCGGTGCTTGGATTGTTCGTCTTTCTGGCTCTGGTGTTGCTGGCTTTGTTCGCCCCCTACATCACACCGCATGATGCAACAATGCAGTATCGCGATGCGTTGCTGGTGCCGCCAGCCTGGGTCGAAGGGGGCAATAGCTCCTTTTTGCTGGGTACGGATGCTGTAGGTCGCGATATTCTGTCCCGCCTCGTTATCGGATCGCGTTTCTCGCTGTTTGTCGGCATCGTTGTTGTTGTCATCGCGCTGGTCGGCGGGATCATCCTCGGTTTGGTCGCCGGCTATTATGGTGGTGTCGTCGATACCATCGTGATGCGCATTATGGACATCATTCTGGCCTTCCCGAGCTTGCTGCTCGCGTTGGTGATGGTGGCCCTGCTTGGTCCGGGATTGCTCAATGCAATGATCGCGATTGCGATTGTCTATCAACCCCATTTCGTGCGCCTGACGCGTGCGGCGGTGATGGCAGAGCGCGAGCGGGAATATGTCGTGGCGGCCCGGGTGTCTGGAGCCAGTTCGCTGCGCCTGATGTTCCTGACCATTCTGCCAAACTGTACCGCACCACTCATCGTTCAGGCGACGCTGTCTTTCTCCAGCGCTATCCTTGATATCGCCGCACTTGGCTTCCTAGGTATGGGGGCTCAGCCACCAACCCCTGAATGGGGCACCATGCTGGCCGAGGCGCGCGAATTCATTCTGCGTGCCTGGTGGGTTGTTACCTTCCCGGGTGTCTCCATTCTGGTCACCGTGCTTGCAATCAACCTGATTGGCGACGGACTGCGCGATGCGCTCGATCCGAAATTGAAACGGTCATAG